From the Planktothrix tepida PCC 9214 genome, one window contains:
- a CDS encoding inositol monophosphatase family protein, producing the protein MSTNELQFFLDLATLAAQAGGAVLKTYLGNLEDIQEKGRSGDLVTEADKASEAAILSVLERYVPDHGILTEESGKLGDLTSPYLWAIDPLDGTTNFAHQYPFFSVSIGLLIEGIPQVGAIYDPFHDELFQAAKGLGATCNNRLIHVSKSDTLANSLLVTGFAYDRRETADNNYAEFAYLTHLTQGVRRSGAASIDLAHTACGRLDGYWERGLSPWDMAAGIVLVEEAGGKVTAYDSSAFEMRSGRILATNGYLHERLSQALVETPPLSSWKDK; encoded by the coding sequence ATGAGTACAAACGAATTACAGTTTTTTTTAGATCTAGCGACTTTAGCGGCTCAGGCGGGGGGTGCAGTTTTAAAAACTTATTTAGGGAATTTAGAAGATATTCAAGAAAAAGGACGGTCTGGGGATTTAGTTACGGAAGCGGATAAAGCTTCGGAAGCCGCAATTTTATCGGTGTTAGAACGTTATGTCCCTGACCATGGCATTTTAACAGAAGAATCTGGAAAATTAGGAGATCTAACCAGTCCTTACCTGTGGGCTATTGATCCGTTAGATGGAACGACAAATTTTGCCCATCAATATCCGTTTTTTTCGGTTTCCATTGGGTTATTAATTGAGGGTATTCCTCAAGTGGGGGCAATCTATGATCCGTTTCATGATGAATTATTTCAAGCCGCCAAAGGATTAGGCGCAACTTGCAATAATCGTTTAATCCATGTTTCTAAAAGTGATACTTTAGCTAACAGTTTATTAGTCACTGGCTTTGCCTATGACCGTCGAGAAACGGCGGATAATAATTATGCGGAATTTGCCTATTTAACCCATTTAACTCAAGGGGTTCGTCGTAGTGGTGCGGCTTCAATTGATTTAGCTCATACCGCCTGTGGACGCTTAGATGGCTATTGGGAACGGGGTTTATCTCCTTGGGATATGGCGGCTGGAATTGTATTAGTAGAAGAAGCCGGAGGGAAAGTAACGGCTTATGATAGCAGTGCTTTTGAAATGCGTTCGGGTCGAATTTTAGCGACTAATGGTTATTTGCATGAACGTTTAAGTCAAGCGTTAGTAGAAACCCCACCGTTATCGAGTTGGAAGGATAAATAA
- a CDS encoding HlyD family efflux transporter periplasmic adaptor subunit, translated as MKPYKLFSSFKTNIDHDPDPQLSITAEEEYLQDLQFSREEREQTEQIYGGITGSVPFPQLAPPQTVPKKSPPLPSVPTPKEDWSSALQSLLDQPPASFPLQLMLGGFIFCVAFVAWGYFGTVDEVGQARGQLAPQGEVYKIHAVELGKVSQIPIKEGQTVKKGEVLAELDRQIATTELTRLQQQLTALKAELTQKQGLIERIHLEAQTQSAIARAQIQAQQASIERVKSQIASNQRLLDQLNFEAKATQERVKSLQPLTAETQTLIEKLQEGELAAQERLERLKPLLQSGAISKDLVFQAEQNLRDQERGIVQAQLSEKNSTQEQIFQAEQSFRDRQRLITQSQGELQQSQVEIEQLNAELAQRQAEAKTIQVETQQKIQQTELEVTQLQAQIKDTQNLIAMAEAKLQERYLYSPVDGIVSTLNVFNSGEVIQPGQTVAEITPKNAPLILTASLPNDKAGFVKTGMSVKVKFDAYPYQNYGVFEGTVNSISPDTKIDQGVGPVYKLKIVLKKDYVLQQNQKIQLKPGQTASADIIIRRRRILDILLNPILQLQKNGIDL; from the coding sequence ATGAAACCGTACAAACTGTTTTCCTCTTTCAAGACCAATATTGATCATGACCCAGACCCCCAATTATCGATAACCGCAGAGGAGGAATACTTACAGGATCTACAATTCAGTCGGGAAGAGCGAGAACAAACCGAGCAGATTTATGGCGGGATAACGGGTTCTGTCCCCTTCCCCCAATTGGCTCCCCCCCAAACCGTCCCCAAAAAATCTCCCCCTCTACCCAGTGTTCCGACTCCAAAAGAAGACTGGTCAAGTGCTTTACAATCTTTACTCGATCAACCGCCAGCGTCTTTTCCTCTGCAATTAATGTTAGGAGGATTTATTTTTTGTGTGGCGTTTGTCGCCTGGGGATATTTTGGAACCGTTGATGAAGTGGGTCAAGCCAGAGGTCAATTAGCACCCCAAGGGGAAGTTTATAAAATTCATGCCGTTGAGTTAGGAAAAGTTTCTCAAATTCCGATTAAAGAAGGACAAACTGTTAAAAAAGGTGAGGTTTTAGCCGAACTGGATCGACAGATTGCTACGACAGAATTAACGAGATTACAACAACAACTCACCGCCTTGAAAGCTGAACTAACTCAAAAACAAGGCTTAATTGAACGGATTCATTTAGAAGCACAAACTCAATCGGCAATTGCCAGGGCTCAAATTCAAGCTCAACAGGCAAGTATTGAACGAGTAAAAAGCCAAATTGCCTCGAATCAACGGTTACTGGATCAACTCAATTTTGAAGCCAAAGCTACTCAAGAACGAGTTAAATCTTTACAACCCTTAACAGCAGAAACTCAAACCTTAATTGAAAAATTGCAGGAGGGAGAATTAGCGGCACAAGAACGACTAGAACGGTTAAAACCTCTGTTACAGAGTGGTGCTATTTCTAAAGACTTAGTGTTTCAAGCTGAACAAAATCTACGGGATCAAGAACGAGGTATTGTTCAAGCACAATTATCAGAAAAAAATAGTACCCAAGAACAGATTTTTCAAGCGGAACAAAGTTTCCGAGATCGGCAACGATTAATCACCCAATCTCAAGGAGAATTACAACAATCTCAAGTTGAAATTGAACAATTGAATGCGGAATTAGCCCAAAGACAAGCGGAGGCGAAAACAATTCAAGTCGAAACCCAGCAAAAAATTCAACAAACTGAGTTAGAAGTGACACAGTTACAAGCCCAAATTAAAGACACTCAAAATTTGATCGCAATGGCTGAAGCAAAACTTCAAGAACGATACCTCTATTCCCCCGTTGATGGTATTGTTTCTACGTTGAATGTGTTTAATTCGGGAGAAGTGATTCAACCCGGACAAACCGTTGCTGAAATTACACCCAAAAATGCACCTTTGATTTTAACCGCGAGTCTCCCAAACGACAAAGCCGGATTTGTGAAAACCGGAATGTCGGTTAAAGTCAAATTTGATGCTTATCCTTATCAAAATTATGGGGTGTTTGAAGGGACGGTTAACTCAATTTCACCCGATACTAAAATCGATCAAGGAGTTGGCCCTGTTTATAAATTAAAAATTGTGTTAAAAAAGGACTATGTTTTGCAACAAAATCAGAAAATTCAGTTAAAACCCGGACAAACGGCTAGTGCGGATATTATCATTCGTCGTCGTCGGATTCTGGATATTCTGCTTAATCCGATTCTGCAATTGCAGAAAAATGGGATTGATTTGTAA
- a CDS encoding SDR family oxidoreductase, which translates to MPTQQQERPPQHQNQQPGLQTEMNPAPLIVDPDYQGSNKLKDKAALITGGDSGIGRSVAVLYAKEGADVAIIYLNETEDAEETKKLVEQEGRRCLLIQGDIGDEDFCREAVKQTAEEFGHLDILVNNAAEQHPQENFQDISAEQLERTFRTNIFSMFYLSKAAINHLHPGSVIINTTSVTAYQGNPTLVDYSSTKGAIVAFTRALSQNLVEKNIRVNAVAPGPIWTPLIPATFPEDKVATFGQQVPMQRVGQPAEVAPCYVFLASKDASYMTGQVLHPNGGEVVNG; encoded by the coding sequence ATGCCAACTCAACAACAAGAAAGACCCCCCCAGCATCAAAATCAACAACCTGGATTGCAAACGGAAATGAATCCCGCTCCCTTAATAGTTGACCCCGACTATCAAGGAAGTAATAAACTCAAAGATAAAGCCGCTTTAATTACGGGTGGTGATAGTGGAATTGGGCGGTCTGTTGCCGTTCTCTACGCTAAAGAAGGTGCTGATGTTGCTATTATTTATTTAAACGAAACAGAAGACGCAGAAGAAACAAAAAAACTCGTCGAACAAGAAGGTCGGCGTTGTTTATTAATTCAGGGTGATATTGGGGATGAAGATTTCTGTCGGGAAGCCGTTAAACAAACCGCCGAAGAGTTCGGACACCTGGATATTTTAGTCAATAATGCAGCCGAACAACATCCTCAAGAAAACTTCCAAGATATTAGTGCAGAACAGTTAGAACGTACCTTCCGCACAAATATTTTTTCAATGTTCTATCTTTCAAAAGCTGCCATTAATCACCTGCATCCAGGTAGCGTTATTATCAATACCACCTCAGTTACAGCTTATCAAGGCAATCCCACTTTAGTCGATTATTCCTCAACAAAAGGAGCTATTGTTGCTTTTACTCGCGCCCTTTCTCAAAATTTAGTTGAGAAAAATATTCGGGTGAATGCCGTTGCTCCTGGCCCGATTTGGACTCCTTTAATTCCGGCAACTTTCCCTGAAGATAAAGTCGCCACCTTCGGTCAACAAGTCCCCATGCAACGGGTCGGTCAACCGGCGGAAGTTGCCCCCTGTTATGTATTTTTAGCTTCAAAAGATGCCTCTTATATGACCGGACAAGTGCTGCATCCCAACGGCGGTGAAGTGGTCAATGGATAA
- a CDS encoding HetP family heterocyst commitment protein: MSAQYSYSTSKIAKTLSEEQFEQILEAILSGKYSWACVLILRFAGYNPLHYIPYRTYNRLTKDNNSNRQSPSNTVPVQSSLKTKTSAHVTQIRDLTYLEPIPEVGHGVSGGCRNLQVHEGLSSWTLN; encoded by the coding sequence ATGTCGGCTCAATATTCCTACAGCACCTCGAAAATCGCTAAAACCCTCAGTGAAGAACAATTTGAACAAATCCTAGAGGCAATTCTATCAGGAAAATATTCTTGGGCTTGTGTTTTAATTCTTCGTTTTGCTGGGTATAATCCACTGCACTATATTCCCTATCGGACTTACAACCGATTGACTAAGGATAATAATTCTAATCGTCAGTCTCCCAGTAACACTGTTCCGGTTCAGTCCAGCCTGAAAACTAAGACCTCTGCTCATGTTACCCAAATTCGGGACTTAACTTATTTAGAACCGATTCCCGAAGTGGGTCATGGCGTTTCGGGGGGATGTCGGAATTTACAGGTTCACGAAGGTTTGTCTAGTTGGACATTAAACTAA
- a CDS encoding thermonuclease family protein has translation MNFNSAVTLVKAKLKPDYPWTKINLLKLRKSEYQFNFLSFFNWESQGRLIDFRFPVKGYGGLLLGILLFLTSCSQPDLPKGIFTKVERVISGQSLEILDKTGKIPVLQQVRLAGITAPDLKQDPWGVNAKQYLKQLCEGKKILLEADLNKKDRYGRISGYIWLNQTLVNEELVKSGFVLAEISSVYRSVTSNFQTQYRQRLNYAQEYARLMGNGIWNPEKPMRLTPTEFRQQQPQSHSNNPELLNIN, from the coding sequence ATGAACTTCAATTCGGCCGTTACTTTGGTAAAGGCAAAGTTAAAACCGGATTACCCTTGGACGAAGATTAATTTACTCAAATTGAGAAAATCTGAATATCAATTCAACTTCCTCAGCTTTTTTAACTGGGAAAGTCAAGGTAGGTTAATTGATTTCAGGTTTCCAGTAAAAGGGTATGGTGGACTATTATTGGGAATTTTGCTGTTTTTAACCAGTTGTTCTCAACCTGACCTTCCTAAAGGGATCTTTACTAAAGTTGAACGAGTGATTAGTGGTCAAAGTCTGGAAATTCTCGATAAAACGGGTAAAATTCCGGTGTTGCAACAAGTTCGGTTAGCAGGAATTACTGCACCTGACTTGAAACAAGACCCTTGGGGGGTTAATGCTAAACAATACTTAAAACAACTGTGTGAGGGTAAAAAAATTCTCCTAGAAGCAGATTTAAACAAGAAAGATCGCTATGGTCGCATCTCCGGCTATATTTGGTTAAATCAAACGTTGGTGAATGAAGAATTAGTGAAAAGTGGATTTGTCTTAGCAGAAATTTCATCCGTTTATCGCTCTGTTACCTCAAATTTTCAGACTCAGTATCGTCAACGGTTAAACTATGCTCAAGAATATGCTCGACTCATGGGAAATGGCATTTGGAACCCGGAAAAACCCATGCGTTTAACTCCAACTGAATTTCGACAACAACAACCCCAGAGTCATTCTAATAATCCTGAGTTGCTGAATATTAACTGA
- a CDS encoding tetratricopeptide repeat protein, with the protein MNNKLIDALIQIIETLTPEEYFVLQEKMQTLDKNNIKEIHNQGLNKTRKRDYKGAMENFNMVLKIKPNSTETYISRGVCYLKLGNLEKAIQDYDKAIEIDPKNPTAYYNRGNILSKLGKDSLALSSYNQAINYDENNAEAYYNRGLTHRDLGNIQEAIGDLEKAASLFKGAENIAYYLKALEAVERLKHLS; encoded by the coding sequence ATGAATAATAAACTCATTGATGCTCTCATACAAATTATAGAAACATTGACTCCAGAAGAATATTTTGTTTTACAGGAAAAAATGCAAACATTAGATAAAAATAATATCAAAGAAATTCATAATCAAGGATTAAATAAAACAAGAAAAAGAGACTATAAAGGAGCAATGGAAAACTTTAATATGGTTTTAAAAATTAAACCGAATAGTACAGAAACTTATATTAGTCGAGGAGTTTGTTATTTGAAGTTAGGGAATCTTGAAAAAGCCATCCAAGATTATGACAAAGCGATTGAAATCGATCCCAAAAATCCTACAGCTTATTATAACCGAGGCAATATTTTAAGCAAACTAGGAAAAGATTCGTTAGCCTTATCTAGTTATAATCAAGCAATAAATTATGATGAAAATAATGCTGAAGCCTACTATAATCGAGGATTAACCCATCGAGATCTCGGAAATATACAAGAAGCTATTGGTGATTTGGAGAAAGCAGCTAGTTTATTTAAAGGCGCAGAAAATATAGCTTACTATTTAAAAGCTTTAGAGGCTGTTGAACGTCTTAAACATTTGAGTTAA
- a CDS encoding AAA family ATPase, producing MTLGITVGKFYPFHLGHDYLIQSAKTQVNHLVVLVGYKPNETISGAIRANWIRQMHPDVEVIEVLDDLPEAPEPWALKALELLEGRQPDFAFTSELYGEPWAKAMGAIPITIDLDRQQFSISGTQLREDLARHWLMLTPPAKADFAQRICVLGVESSGTTTLAQALAEYYQTVWVPEYGRNYWEGRQYISQSEQWQSHEFLHIAQTQILMEDALALQANQRIICDTDPLATHIWHRRYLGFYNLELETIAQHRNYALYLLTEPDFEFVQDGTRESEHLRMEMHQWFREQLTKLGKFWVSLGGSPQKRLADAIAIINTLPNFPILKM from the coding sequence ATGACCCTAGGAATCACGGTTGGCAAGTTTTATCCATTTCATCTCGGACATGATTATTTAATTCAGAGTGCTAAAACCCAAGTTAATCATTTGGTTGTTTTAGTCGGTTATAAACCCAATGAAACAATTTCAGGCGCAATTAGAGCTAATTGGATTAGGCAAATGCACCCCGATGTTGAGGTCATAGAAGTATTAGATGATTTACCCGAAGCTCCTGAACCTTGGGCGTTAAAAGCGTTAGAATTGTTAGAAGGTCGTCAGCCAGATTTTGCCTTTACTTCAGAACTTTATGGTGAACCTTGGGCGAAAGCAATGGGGGCTATTCCGATCACAATTGATTTAGATCGTCAACAATTTTCGATTTCAGGAACTCAATTGCGGGAAGATTTAGCCCGGCATTGGTTAATGTTAACTCCCCCTGCAAAAGCTGATTTTGCTCAACGCATTTGTGTGTTAGGAGTAGAATCAAGTGGAACCACAACCCTTGCTCAAGCTTTAGCTGAATATTATCAAACCGTTTGGGTTCCTGAATATGGTCGCAACTATTGGGAAGGACGGCAATATATTTCCCAGTCTGAACAATGGCAAAGTCATGAATTTTTACACATTGCTCAAACTCAAATTCTGATGGAAGATGCCCTGGCTTTACAAGCTAATCAACGGATTATTTGTGATACTGATCCTTTAGCAACCCATATTTGGCATCGACGATATTTAGGGTTTTATAACCTGGAATTAGAAACAATAGCCCAGCACCGAAATTATGCGTTATATTTACTCACAGAACCGGATTTTGAGTTTGTTCAAGATGGCACGAGAGAAAGTGAACATTTGCGAATGGAAATGCACCAATGGTTTAGGGAACAATTAACAAAACTGGGGAAATTTTGGGTGAGTCTTGGGGGTTCTCCCCAGAAGCGTTTAGCGGATGCGATCGCTATTATTAATACATTACCAAACTTCCCCATTTTGAAGATGTAA
- the pnuC gene encoding nicotinamide riboside transporter PnuC, whose amino-acid sequence MNKNGIMLVFAVIGTVLILILPLQPIWSVQLSLLEAVAVVTSAWSVGLLARNNPLGWWIGLVGVVTYAIIFYQVKLYADVGIQIFYLITSIQGILIWLKGGEHQTEKPISHLPKSQFIVSAIAFIPSVWGLRTVLIAIQGAAPFWDALTTVGSAIAQLYLMERYVESWYLWIAVDVIYVPLYASRGLYLTSGLYAVFLGMAISGLYHFKALYKQQSQSKI is encoded by the coding sequence ATGAATAAAAATGGAATAATGCTTGTTTTTGCTGTTATCGGAACAGTATTAATTTTAATCTTACCTTTACAGCCGATTTGGAGCGTGCAACTTAGTTTATTAGAAGCTGTTGCGGTTGTCACTTCCGCCTGGAGTGTGGGATTATTAGCACGAAATAATCCTTTAGGTTGGTGGATTGGGTTAGTTGGAGTTGTGACTTATGCGATAATATTTTATCAAGTTAAACTCTATGCAGATGTAGGAATTCAAATCTTTTATTTGATTACCAGTATTCAAGGCATCTTAATTTGGTTAAAAGGAGGAGAACATCAAACGGAAAAACCCATTAGTCATCTGCCGAAATCCCAGTTTATTGTTAGTGCAATCGCATTTATTCCCAGTGTTTGGGGATTACGAACTGTATTAATTGCCATTCAAGGAGCGGCACCATTTTGGGATGCGTTAACAACTGTTGGAAGTGCGATCGCTCAACTGTATTTAATGGAACGCTATGTGGAAAGTTGGTATTTATGGATTGCGGTTGATGTGATTTATGTTCCCTTATATGCTTCACGGGGATTATACTTAACCAGTGGATTATATGCGGTATTTTTAGGGATGGCAATTTCAGGATTATATCATTTTAAAGCGCTTTATAAACAGCAATCTCAATCCAAAATTTAA
- a CDS encoding 2Fe-2S iron-sulfur cluster-binding protein: MSRSHRIEIHYRQTGERYYVNVPEDRYILQSAENQGVDLPFSCRNGACTTCAVRVVSGQLHQSEALGLTPELQKQGYALLCVSYPRSDLVVETQDEDEVYELQFGRYFGKGKVKTGLPLDED; the protein is encoded by the coding sequence ATGTCCCGTTCCCACCGAATAGAAATTCATTATCGCCAGACGGGTGAACGCTATTATGTCAATGTTCCCGAAGATCGCTATATTCTGCAAAGTGCCGAAAATCAGGGGGTAGATTTGCCCTTTTCCTGTCGCAATGGCGCCTGTACGACCTGTGCGGTGCGGGTGGTTTCTGGCCAGTTGCACCAGTCGGAAGCGTTGGGACTCACCCCAGAGTTACAGAAACAGGGGTATGCGTTATTGTGCGTCAGTTATCCCCGTTCAGATTTAGTTGTGGAAACCCAAGACGAGGATGAAGTATATGAACTTCAATTCGGCCGTTACTTTGGTAAAGGCAAAGTTAAAACCGGATTACCCTTGGACGAAGATTAA
- a CDS encoding translation initiation factor, which produces MVDGFLRKMADSFLNPDEQQYNDDENRRVYPASEDPYGDPADQGQFGQFGNVRPASEDPYGDPADYGQYGQFGNVRPASEDPYGDPADEENRWA; this is translated from the coding sequence ATGGTTGATGGTTTTTTACGAAAAATGGCTGACTCTTTCTTAAATCCCGATGAGCAGCAATACAATGACGATGAAAATCGGCGAGTCTATCCCGCTAGTGAAGATCCCTATGGTGATCCGGCTGATCAGGGACAATTTGGACAATTTGGCAATGTTCGCCCAGCCAGCGAAGATCCCTACGGTGATCCCGCCGATTATGGGCAATATGGACAGTTTGGCAATGTTCGTCCCGCCAGCGAAGATCCCTATGGTGATCCCGCCGATGAGGAAAATCGTTGGGCTTAG
- a CDS encoding peptidylprolyl isomerase: protein MVQLSKDLLDNEEIISFLKQNLEFKEVYQKILSQKVINQVAEERGIIVTAEEIQNQANQQRYAKRLEKAADTLAWLADQMITSDDWEAGIRERLLAQKLAESLFTKDVEKYFIQNRLNFEQVSLYQIIVPYERLARELFYQIEEEEISFYHAAHLYDIEPGRRERCGYEGQLYRWGLKADFAAIVFAATPGEILSPVKTDQGYHLILVEEFIQAELTIERTQEIIQKLFKDWLASELNYRLYNA from the coding sequence ATGGTGCAACTTTCCAAGGATTTACTTGATAATGAAGAAATTATTAGCTTCCTGAAACAAAACCTAGAATTCAAGGAAGTTTATCAGAAAATATTGTCTCAAAAAGTTATTAATCAAGTTGCTGAGGAAAGAGGTATTATTGTGACGGCTGAAGAAATTCAAAACCAAGCTAACCAACAACGTTATGCCAAACGCTTAGAAAAAGCGGCGGATACCTTAGCTTGGTTAGCTGACCAAATGATCACATCCGATGACTGGGAAGCGGGAATTCGAGAACGTCTTTTAGCGCAAAAATTAGCAGAATCTTTATTTACTAAAGACGTTGAAAAATACTTTATTCAAAATCGCTTAAATTTTGAGCAAGTTTCCTTATATCAAATTATTGTTCCCTATGAACGCTTGGCTAGAGAGTTATTTTATCAGATAGAAGAAGAAGAAATTAGTTTCTATCATGCCGCCCATTTATATGATATTGAACCCGGACGTCGTGAACGCTGCGGATATGAAGGTCAACTCTATCGTTGGGGATTAAAAGCGGATTTTGCCGCTATTGTATTTGCTGCTACCCCTGGAGAAATATTAAGTCCTGTCAAAACTGACCAAGGTTATCATCTAATCTTAGTTGAAGAGTTTATTCAAGCTGAACTGACCATTGAACGAACTCAAGAGATTATTCAAAAACTGTTTAAAGATTGGTTAGCGAGTGAGTTAAATTATCGGCTTTATAATGCTTAA
- a CDS encoding Uma2 family endonuclease: MIAQTETKTYTPEEYLELEIASETRNEYRNGEIIPMTGGTPDHNEIAGNLYTLLKFALRGQSYRIFITDQRLWIPEVSLYTYPDVMVLQKPLELQTGRKDTVLNPCFIAEVLSKSTQNYDRSEKFASYRTLPIFQEYLLIDQYRIHVEHYVKTAVNQWIFSEYDDPNITLSFSNFETQILIADLYEDIDFNNQ, translated from the coding sequence ATGATTGCTCAAACTGAGACAAAAACCTACACCCCTGAAGAATATTTAGAACTTGAAATTGCCTCAGAAACCCGCAATGAATATCGTAATGGAGAAATTATTCCGATGACTGGTGGAACACCCGACCATAACGAAATTGCAGGAAACCTTTACACTTTGCTCAAATTTGCCTTAAGAGGTCAATCTTATCGCATTTTTATCACGGATCAACGCCTTTGGATTCCAGAGGTTAGCCTCTATACTTATCCTGATGTGATGGTACTTCAAAAGCCCTTAGAACTGCAAACTGGACGCAAAGATACGGTATTAAATCCTTGCTTTATTGCGGAAGTTCTATCTAAATCGACCCAAAACTATGATCGCAGTGAAAAATTTGCTTCTTATCGCACCCTTCCCATTTTCCAAGAATATCTGCTCATCGATCAATATCGAATTCATGTCGAACATTATGTTAAAACTGCTGTCAATCAATGGATTTTTTCAGAATACGACGATCCCAATATTACCCTATCTTTTAGTAACTTTGAAACGCAAATTTTAATCGCCGATCTCTATGAAGATATCGACTTCAACAATCAATAA